In Myotis daubentonii chromosome 6, mMyoDau2.1, whole genome shotgun sequence, a genomic segment contains:
- the FKBPL gene encoding FK506-binding protein-like: METLPINPVGEESTSEPQQQCGGNPKKSLHPTAQTRQQPQEPGVLELRMSPAPSQLLEVPPGAGKLAAALEGDAEKPRGSAGEMPEPLRAPDLWDCPDGSFVKKIVIRGHGLDKPKLGSRCRVLAFGFPFGSGLPEGWTELTMGLGSWREGTWGELTEKCLESMCQGEEAELQLPGHSGPPVRLTLASFTQGQDSWELEASEKEALARQERARGTELFRAGDPEGAARCYGRALRLLLTLPPPGSPERTVLHANLAACQLLLGQPHLAAQSCDRVLEREPGHVKALYRRGVAQAALGNLEKATADLKKVLAVDPKNRAAQEELGKVLFQGKKQDAGLAQGLRKMFG; this comes from the coding sequence ATGGAGACGCTACCAATCAATCCAGTGGGAGAGGAAAGCACCTCTGAACCGCAACAACAATGCGGAGGGAACCCCAAGAAGAGCCTTCATCCAACTGCTCAAACTAGGCAGCAGCCCCAAGAGCCTGGAGTTCTCGAGCTGAGAAtgagcccagctcccagccaaCTTCTAGAGGTTCCTCCAGGGGCTGGAAAGCTGGCTGCTGCGCTCGAAGGAGACGCCGAGAAGCCCCGTGGATCGGCTGGTGAGATGCCAGAGCCGCTCCGCGCTCCGGATCTCTGGGACTGTCCGGATGGGAGCTTTGTCAAGAAGATCGTGATCCGTGGCCACGGCTTGGACAAACCCAAGCTGGGCTCCCGCTGCCGCGTACTGGCTTTTGGGTTTCCTTTTGGgtcagggctgccagagggctggACAGAGCTAACTATGGGCTTAGGCTCGTGGAGGGAGGGGACCTGGGGGGAGCTCACGGAGAAATGTTTGGAGTCCATGTGTCAGGGTGAGGAGGCGGAGCTGCAGCTCCCTGGGCACTCGGGACCTCCTGTCCGGCTCACACTGGCTTCCTTCACTCAGGGCCAGGACTCCTGGGAGCTGGAGGCCAGCGAGAAGGAGGCCCTGGCTAGGCAAGAACGTGCGCGGGGAACAGAGTTATTTCGAGCTGGGGACCCAGAAGGGGCTGCCCGATGCTACGGACGGGCTCTTCGGCTGCTGCTGACTTTACCTCCACCTGGCTCTCCAGAGCGCACTGTCCTTCATGCCAACCTGGCTGCCTGTCAGTTGCTGCTGGGACAGCCCCACCTGGCCGCCCAGAGCTGTGACCGGGTGCTGGAGCGGGAGCCTGGGCATGTGAAGGCCTTGTACCGAAGGGGGGTTGCTCAGGCTGCCCTTGGAAACCTGGAAAAAGCAACTGCTGACCTCAAGAAGGTGCTGGCAGTCGATCCAAAAAACCGGGCAgcccaggaggagctgggaaAGGTGCTCTTTCAGGGGAAGAAACAAGATGCAGGACTGGCTCAGGGTCTCCGCAAGATGTTTGGCTGA
- the ATF6B gene encoding cyclic AMP-dependent transcription factor ATF-6 beta: MAELMLLSEIADPTRFFTDNLLGPEDWDCTLYAGLEQVAEEPAQLFRCPEQDDPFGSGMLDVGMDVSPPEPPWDPLPLFPDLQVKSEPSSPCSSSSLSSESSGLSTEPSPRAPGVGEVLVVKIESLAPPLCLLGDDPTSPSETVQINVGPTTDDPSGVQTKTEPVSPPSINSEASLPSTEPPSQALVGKEALEVKTESPAPQGCLLRDVPGPPLGAVQISMGPPPEGSSGKALPARKPPLQPKPVVITTVPVPPSAVPPSTAVLLQPLAQPPPVSPVVLIQGAIRVQPEGPAPPAPRPERKSIVPAPMPGSACPPEVDAKLLKRQQRMIKNRESACQSRRKKKEYLQGLEARLQAVLADNQQLRRENAALRRRLEALWTENSELKLGSGNRKVVCIVVFLLFIAFNFGPVSIGEPPPAPVSPRMSMSGEEPRPRRHLLEFSAQLPALGVQSLQDPSQGPQEPQPSLEGRPSFRNLTALPGGAAELLLPGLDQLFLSSDCRHFNRTESLRLADELSGWVQRHQRGRRKVPRRAQERQKSQRRKKLPPVKAVPTQPPGPPERDSVGQLQLYRHPDRSQPEFLDAIDRREDTFYVVSFRRDHLLLPAISHNKTSRPKMSLVMPAMAPNETLSGRGAPGDYEEMMQIECEVMDTRVIHIKTSTVPPSLRKQPSTPGNATGGPFSASAAGQAHQATHRPLYLNHP, encoded by the exons atGGCGGAGCTAATGCTCCTCAGCGAGATCGCGGACCCGACGCGGTTTTTCACCGACAACCTGCTGGGCCCGGAGGACTGGG ACTGCACGCTGTACGCCGGCCTGGAGCAGGTGGCCGAGGAGCCGGCGCAGCTCTTCCGCTGCCCAGAGCAGGATGACCCG TTCGGCAGCGGCATGCTGGACGTGGGGATGGATGTCAGCCCCCCCGAGCCCCCGTGGGACCCCCTGCCTCTCTTTCCAG ATCTGCAGGTGAAGTCTGAGCcgtcctctccctgctcctcctcctctctcagcTCCGAGTCCTCGGGCCTTTCCACGGAGCCCTCCCCCCGG GCCCCTGGTGTAGGGGAGGTGCTGGTTGTGAAGATAGAGTCCTTGGCACCACCGCTCTGCCTGCTGGGAGATGATCCAACATCCCCGAGTGAAACGGTCCAGATCAATGTGGGTCCCACCACTGATGACCCCTCAG GGGTCCAGACGAAGACAGAGCCcgtctctcctccctccatcaacTCGGAGGCGTCCCTGCCCTCCACAGAGCCCCCCAGCCAG GCTTTGGTAGGAAAGGAGGCACTGGAAGTGAAGACCGAGTCCCCAGCCCCTCAAGGGTGTCTCCTACGGGATGTCCCTGGCCCGCCACTTGGAGCTGTCCAGATCAGCATGGGCccaccccccgagggctcctcAG GCAAAGCCCTGCCTGCCCGGAAGCCACCACTGCAGCCGAAACCTGTGGTGATAACCACGGTCCCAGTGCCGCCCAGCGCGGTGCCCCCCAGCACCGCCGTCCTTctgcagccccttgcccagccacCCCCAG TGTCCCCAGTTGTCCTTATCCAAGGTGCTATTCGAGTCCAGCCTGAGGGGCCAGCCCCCCCTGCTCCTCGGCCTGAGAGGAAGAGCATCGTTCCAGCTCCTATGCCTGGGAGCGCCTGCCCACCTGAAGTGGAC GCGAAGCTGCTGAAGCGGCAGCAGCGAATGATCAAGAACCGGGAGTCGGCTTGCCAGTCccggaggaagaagaaggagtaCCTGCAGGGGCTGGAGGCGCGGCTGCAGGCCGTGCTGGCGGACAACCAGCAGCTGCGCCGGGAGAACGCTGCCCTCCGGCGGCGGCTGGAGGCCCTGTGGACTGAG AACAGCGAACTCAAGTTAGGGTCTGGGAACAGGAAGGTGGTCTGCATCGTGGTCTTCCTTCTCTTCATTGCCTTCAACTTCGGGCCTGTCAG CATCGGTGAGCCCCCTCCGGCTCCCGTCTCTCCTCGGATGAGCATGAGCGGAGAGGAGCCTCGGCCCCGGAGACACCTGCTGGAGTTCTCCGCGCAGCTGCCCGCCCTTGGAGTCCAGTCCCTCCAggacccctcccagggcccccaggagccccagcccagcctcgaGGGCCGGCCGAGTTTCAG GAACCTGACGGCGCTCCCCGGGGGCGCCGCGGAgctgctgctgccaggcctgGACCAGCTCTTCCTCTCCTCGGACTGCCGGCACTTCAACCGAACCGAGTCCCTCAG GCTTGCTGATGAGCTGAGCGGCTGGGTGCAGCGCCACCAGAGAGGCCGGCGGAAGGTGCCCCGCAGGGCCCAGGAGagacag AAGTCTCAGCGACGGAAGAAGTTGCCTCCAGTTAAGGCAGTCCCCACTCAGCCCCCCGGGCCCCCAGAAAG GGATTCTGTGGGCCAGCTGCAGCTATACCGCCACCCGGACCGTTCACAGCCAGAGTTCCTGGATGCAATTGACCGACGGGAAGACACATTTTATGTTGTCTCCTTCCGGCGG GaccacctgctgctcccagccATCAGCCACAATAAGACCTCTCGGCCCAAGATGTCCCTGGTGATGCCCGCCATGGCCCCCAATG AGACCCTGTCAGGGCGGGGTGCCCCTGGGGACTATGAGGAGATGATGCAGATCGAGTGTGAGGTCATGGACACCAGGGTGATTCACATCAAGACCTCCACAGTGCCCCCCTCGCTCCGAAAACAGCCTTCCACCCCGGGCAATGCCACAGGTGGCCCCTTCTCAGCTTCTGCAGCCGGCCAGGCCCACCAGGCCACCCATCGGCCCCTCTACCTCAATCACCCCTGA